In Herbaspirillum seropedicae, a single window of DNA contains:
- a CDS encoding amidase produces MQDKLVEKSAVELRQLIGSKQLSPVELLEACIARIEDINPHINAVTATCFERARGEARAAEQAVIDGKPLGLLHGLPIGIKDLEETEGLLTTYGSPLYRGNIPARDNALVARLRAAGAIVAGKTNVPEMGAGANSRNAVWGATGNPFNPLLNAGGSSGGSAAALATDLLPLCSGSDTGGSLRIPAAKCGVVGFRPSPGLVPSERKLLGWTPISVVGPMGRDVADTVLQLRATLGLHASDPLGYAVSDSEFASLPQVDLSQLRIGYTEDFGVCDVDNGIRQVFRDKMAAIAPYVKLCEPVDVDMGEAHRAFDVIRAEAFVAGFDAAYRRDPASLGPNTRANYEMGAAMSLLDCAWAQSEQTRIFRRFQQLYERYDLILSPTTPVSPFPWSELYLKEVNGVALENYYRWLALTYVVTLATNPAISLPCGRDHRGMPFGLQVTGPFRGDARVLACAAALEQAFAGNETLRRPRPDLTKLKTVHAPLTSIVTDPPLLQGQGTEQSGGPAV; encoded by the coding sequence ATGCAAGACAAGCTCGTTGAAAAAAGCGCAGTCGAACTGCGGCAGCTGATCGGCAGCAAACAACTGTCACCGGTCGAACTGCTGGAGGCCTGCATCGCCCGCATCGAAGACATCAACCCCCACATCAACGCCGTGACCGCCACCTGCTTCGAGCGCGCGCGCGGCGAGGCGCGCGCAGCCGAGCAGGCCGTCATCGATGGCAAGCCGCTGGGCCTGCTGCACGGCCTGCCCATCGGCATCAAGGACCTGGAAGAAACCGAAGGCCTGCTCACCACCTATGGCTCGCCGCTCTATCGCGGCAATATCCCGGCCCGGGATAACGCCCTGGTGGCGCGGCTGCGCGCCGCCGGCGCCATCGTCGCCGGCAAGACCAATGTGCCGGAGATGGGCGCCGGGGCCAACAGCCGCAACGCCGTCTGGGGCGCGACCGGCAATCCCTTCAATCCGCTGCTCAATGCCGGCGGCTCCTCGGGCGGCTCGGCGGCGGCCCTGGCGACCGATCTGTTGCCGCTGTGTTCGGGTTCCGATACCGGCGGCTCCTTACGCATCCCCGCCGCCAAGTGCGGCGTGGTGGGTTTCCGCCCTTCCCCGGGGCTGGTGCCCAGCGAGCGCAAGCTGCTGGGCTGGACACCGATTTCAGTGGTCGGCCCGATGGGACGCGACGTGGCCGACACCGTGCTGCAATTGCGCGCCACCCTGGGTCTGCATGCCAGCGACCCGCTGGGCTATGCGGTCAGTGACAGCGAGTTCGCCAGCCTGCCGCAGGTGGATCTGTCGCAGTTACGTATCGGTTACACGGAGGATTTCGGTGTCTGCGACGTCGATAACGGCATCCGCCAGGTGTTCCGCGACAAGATGGCCGCCATCGCCCCTTACGTGAAGCTGTGCGAGCCGGTCGACGTCGACATGGGCGAAGCCCACCGCGCCTTCGATGTCATCCGCGCCGAAGCCTTCGTGGCCGGCTTCGATGCCGCCTACCGCCGCGATCCCGCTTCGCTGGGACCGAACACGCGCGCCAACTATGAGATGGGCGCGGCCATGAGCCTGCTCGACTGCGCCTGGGCGCAGAGTGAACAGACCCGCATCTTCCGCCGCTTCCAGCAACTCTACGAACGCTACGACCTGATCCTCTCGCCCACCACACCGGTGTCGCCCTTCCCCTGGAGCGAGCTGTACCTGAAGGAAGTCAATGGCGTGGCGCTGGAGAACTACTATCGCTGGCTGGCCCTGACCTACGTGGTCACGCTGGCGACCAATCCGGCCATTTCGCTGCCCTGCGGACGCGATCATCGCGGCATGCCGTTCGGTCTGCAAGTCACCGGACCATTCCGTGGCGACGCCCGCGTGCTGGCCTGCGCCGCCGCGCTGGAACAGGCCTTTGCCGGCAACGAGACGCTGCGCCGGCCAAGACCCGACCTGACCAAACTCAAGACGGTACATGCCCCGCTCACTTCCATCGTCACCGATCCGCCGCTATTGCAGGGCCAGGGGACGGAGCAGTCGGGCGGACCAGCCGTCTGA
- a CDS encoding RidA family protein — protein MNKIERFNTNARMSQLVIANGFAFVSGQVPDHAGAPIAQQAAEVLAKIDAQLQAQGIGRERIVSANVWLSSPEHFAAFNAVWEAWLPAGHAPTRACVQALLMLPGLDVEVAVVAAV, from the coding sequence ATGAACAAGATCGAACGTTTCAACACCAATGCCCGCATGAGCCAGCTGGTCATCGCCAATGGTTTTGCCTTTGTTTCCGGCCAGGTGCCGGACCATGCCGGCGCGCCCATTGCCCAGCAGGCCGCCGAGGTGCTGGCCAAGATCGACGCACAGCTGCAGGCCCAGGGCATCGGGCGTGAGCGGATCGTGTCGGCCAATGTCTGGCTCTCGAGTCCCGAGCACTTCGCTGCCTTCAATGCAGTGTGGGAAGCCTGGCTGCCCGCCGGCCATGCACCCACCCGCGCCTGCGTCCAGGCGCTGCTGATGCTGCCGGGGCTGGATGTGGAAGTGGCCGTCGTGGCGGCCGTCTAA
- a CDS encoding NAD(P)/FAD-dependent oxidoreductase yields the protein MSDQARVDYLIIGAGIAGASIAYWLARHGSVLLVERESQPGYHSTGRSAALYMESYGPPQVRALTCASRAFFDHPPEGFAEHPLLTPRGALFFANSAQRAQLDEHEALVRSVSDKVQRLDAQQTRAMVPVLRDEDLIGAVYEEDASDIDVHALHQGFLRGARAAGARVLCHAEVQAITRDEDSQTWRVHTSQGELLGGVIVNAAGAWADEIGRLAGAAPIGLQPKRRSAFTFAAPAGSEHWPMFMPVDESFYIKPDAGLLLGSPANADPVPPQDVQAEELDIAIAIDHIQNATTLEIRRPAHVWAGLRSFVADGSFVGGYDRELPGFFWAAGQGGYGIQSAPAAGETYAALVRGEPVPAHIARFGVEAGALSPGRTDVS from the coding sequence ATGAGTGACCAGGCGCGCGTCGACTACCTCATCATCGGCGCTGGCATTGCCGGCGCCTCCATCGCCTACTGGCTGGCCCGGCATGGCAGCGTGCTGCTGGTGGAGCGCGAATCGCAGCCGGGCTATCACAGCACCGGCCGCTCGGCCGCGCTCTACATGGAGAGCTATGGTCCGCCGCAGGTGCGGGCGCTGACCTGCGCCAGCCGCGCCTTCTTCGATCATCCCCCCGAGGGTTTCGCCGAACATCCGCTGCTCACCCCGCGCGGGGCGCTGTTCTTTGCCAACTCGGCGCAGCGCGCGCAACTGGATGAGCATGAAGCCCTGGTGCGCTCGGTCTCGGACAAGGTGCAGCGCCTGGATGCACAGCAGACCCGCGCGATGGTGCCAGTGCTGCGCGATGAAGACCTGATCGGCGCGGTCTACGAAGAGGATGCCAGCGATATCGACGTGCATGCCCTGCATCAGGGTTTCCTGCGCGGCGCACGTGCGGCTGGCGCACGCGTGCTGTGCCATGCAGAAGTGCAAGCCATCACACGCGACGAGGACAGCCAGACCTGGCGGGTACACACCAGCCAGGGCGAATTGCTGGGCGGCGTGATCGTCAACGCCGCCGGTGCGTGGGCCGACGAGATCGGCCGCTTGGCGGGCGCGGCACCGATCGGGCTGCAACCCAAGCGCCGCTCGGCGTTCACGTTTGCAGCACCGGCTGGCAGCGAGCACTGGCCGATGTTCATGCCGGTCGATGAGTCCTTCTACATCAAGCCCGACGCCGGGTTGCTGCTGGGGTCGCCGGCCAACGCCGATCCGGTGCCGCCGCAGGATGTGCAGGCGGAGGAACTGGACATCGCCATTGCCATCGACCACATCCAGAACGCCACCACACTGGAGATCCGCCGCCCGGCGCATGTCTGGGCGGGCTTGCGTTCCTTCGTGGCCGACGGGAGTTTCGTGGGCGGGTATGACCGCGAATTGCCGGGATTCTTCTGGGCCGCCGGCCAGGGTGGTTATGGCATCCAGTCTGCGCCTGCCGCTGGTGAGACGTATGCGGCGCTGGTGCGCGGCGAACCGGTGCCGGCGCATATTGCGCGGTTTGGGGTGGAGGCTGGGGCGTTGAGCCCGGGACGCACAGACGTCAGTTGA
- a CDS encoding Fe2+-dependent dioxygenase, with protein sequence MMLHLKQVLSTDEVTRARALLEQAQWIDGRVTSGSLPDTLKQNRQLPEQSASAVPLQQMVLAALRRNTLFFSAALPRQIVTPMFNRYGAGGDHLGDHVDVAMRFMPDGRRVRTDVSCTLFLSEPEEYEGGELVVADHWEDRHIKLPAGDMLLYPATTIHRVEPVRTGIRYASFFWTESMVREGERRQLLFDMDCQLMSLRSRLAADDAAVVGLSATYHNLLRMWTCG encoded by the coding sequence ATGATGCTGCATCTGAAACAGGTATTGAGCACCGATGAAGTGACCCGCGCGCGGGCGTTGCTGGAACAGGCGCAATGGATAGACGGACGCGTCACCTCGGGCAGCCTGCCAGATACACTCAAGCAGAACCGCCAGTTGCCCGAGCAGTCGGCCAGCGCTGTCCCCTTGCAGCAGATGGTGCTGGCGGCCCTGCGGCGCAATACCTTGTTTTTCTCGGCGGCCTTGCCGCGCCAGATCGTCACGCCCATGTTCAATCGCTATGGTGCGGGCGGCGATCACCTGGGCGACCATGTGGACGTGGCCATGCGCTTCATGCCCGACGGGCGCCGGGTGAGAACCGACGTGTCCTGCACCTTGTTCTTGAGCGAGCCGGAAGAATACGAGGGCGGGGAGTTGGTGGTCGCTGACCACTGGGAAGATCGCCACATCAAGCTGCCGGCTGGCGACATGCTGCTCTACCCGGCCACCACCATCCACCGCGTCGAACCGGTGCGTACCGGGATACGCTATGCCAGCTTCTTCTGGACCGAAAGCATGGTCAGGGAAGGGGAGCGCCGACAACTGCTGTTTGATATGGACTGCCAGCTCATGTCCTTGCGCAGCCGCCTGGCGGCTGATGATGCCGCCGTGGTGGGCCTGTCCGCCACCTATCATAATCTGCTGCGGATGTGGACGTGTGGATGA
- a CDS encoding tetratricopeptide repeat protein produces the protein MSHTVSVRQLAQVEPARLAAIVAAHSPEAIAWLRAAASQSVPRAQAILGQRLLFGEGCAADAGEAVHWLELAAQADDLHAINLMGRCCEHGWGRQRDTTMAVYWYRLAASRGLDWGMYNLANLMMSGAGVDVDRATALSWYRRAADMGHAKSINVLGRFFEEGWEVATDLERAFALYRQAALGGDFRGQFNYSRLLLARGQRALALEWLRRIPDTATPAFRHNVRAWLQRSSDVTLRALADETVWQEAGQ, from the coding sequence ATGTCGCACACCGTCAGCGTGCGCCAGCTGGCGCAGGTGGAGCCCGCTCGGCTGGCCGCCATCGTGGCCGCGCACTCACCCGAGGCGATCGCCTGGTTGCGGGCGGCGGCCTCGCAAAGCGTGCCGCGCGCCCAGGCTATCCTGGGCCAACGTCTGCTCTTCGGCGAGGGCTGCGCGGCCGATGCCGGCGAGGCCGTGCACTGGCTGGAACTGGCCGCCCAGGCCGACGACCTGCATGCCATCAATCTCATGGGGCGCTGTTGCGAGCATGGATGGGGCCGGCAGCGCGACACGACGATGGCGGTGTATTGGTATCGGTTGGCAGCCTCGCGGGGGCTGGACTGGGGCATGTACAACCTGGCCAACTTGATGATGAGCGGCGCTGGCGTCGACGTGGATCGTGCTACTGCGCTGTCCTGGTACCGGCGCGCAGCGGACATGGGTCACGCCAAGTCCATCAATGTGCTGGGCCGCTTCTTCGAGGAAGGCTGGGAAGTCGCGACGGATCTCGAACGAGCCTTCGCTCTCTACCGCCAGGCAGCGCTGGGCGGCGATTTTCGCGGCCAGTTCAATTACTCCCGGCTGCTATTGGCGCGGGGTCAGCGGGCGCTTGCACTGGAGTGGTTGCGGCGCATTCCCGATACCGCGACGCCGGCGTTCCGCCACAACGTACGAGCTTGGCTGCAACGCTCCAGTGACGTCACCTTGCGTGCGTTGGCCGATGAGACTGTCTGGCAGGAGGCTGGCCAATGA
- a CDS encoding TonB-dependent receptor: MKQGSQHETRARHGALDIETLFSIYGKLSAAVGLSFGALASAAPAQAEDMAVAPPEDKSGLKEVVVTAPREAPEYKAQAVSSPKFTQPLLDLPQSITVVPKEVLTQQNAQNLQDILKNVPGITFTSGEGNLGWGDMFTIRGFSSEQSLTVDGVRDAGMSSRNDTFNLEQVEVFKGTGSIESGVSAIGGSVNLVSKEARLDDFYNTSFGVGSAGYTRFTADLNHQLDATSALRLNLMKQQNHVAERDVVKYDRQGIAASLGLGLGTRTRIFFDVFHQDDDNIPDTGLPIQRGTGGSVMPYVSRNAWYGSTTYTQQTTTDALTARVEHDFSDAVKIRNQTRWERADNLSVLSPARFNAANSAGASLGTSLGYAGSGSLTAASGILSYSDFTNTANRYGVLRGNDFGTSKRYTILDNQSDLSLKFDTGAIRHELSTGVDLYRETYGDLPRTVATPSGALGFDMSNPTVSSASVATLKGGAGLESRVTNAGLYVADTMKFSPQWQFLTALRYDRWKAVTSTRGATTASSSAGALSGRLGLVYKPLENASLYLTYARAAQPSALGATTNNAIYGSASASAYSPAVAKTRELGGKWDVLNKRLALTGAVFRTEVTDSWEYGDDETSPVRALPAKRVDGVELGVQGNLTDAWSVFGGLTRLKSKQTKGANAGSEAKNVPDWTLNLWTSYEAKPGLFFSYGAQYVGKRRYSDNKYVGGLNNSSSTVSGPSGTRPVYVLDQEKAPAYWLHSLAARWRVDRRLALNFNVDNLFNKFYWSRIGSSLDGFQLYGVPGAGRTYTLSADISF, translated from the coding sequence ATGAAGCAAGGCAGTCAGCATGAAACGCGCGCGCGTCACGGTGCGCTGGATATCGAAACGCTGTTTTCCATTTACGGCAAGCTCTCCGCCGCGGTCGGCCTGAGCTTTGGCGCATTGGCTTCGGCCGCGCCGGCGCAGGCCGAAGACATGGCAGTAGCGCCGCCTGAAGACAAATCGGGACTCAAGGAAGTGGTCGTGACCGCACCGCGCGAAGCGCCCGAATACAAGGCGCAGGCAGTATCCTCGCCCAAGTTCACCCAACCGCTGCTGGACCTGCCGCAAAGCATCACGGTAGTGCCCAAGGAAGTGCTGACTCAGCAGAACGCGCAGAATCTCCAGGACATCCTGAAGAATGTACCGGGCATCACCTTCACCTCCGGCGAGGGCAACCTGGGTTGGGGCGACATGTTCACCATCCGGGGTTTTTCCTCGGAGCAGAGCCTGACGGTAGACGGTGTGCGCGATGCCGGCATGTCCAGTCGCAATGACACCTTCAATCTGGAGCAGGTGGAAGTGTTCAAGGGAACCGGTTCGATCGAGTCCGGTGTCTCGGCCATTGGCGGCTCGGTCAACCTGGTCAGCAAGGAAGCGCGCCTGGATGACTTCTATAACACTTCCTTTGGCGTGGGCAGCGCCGGCTACACGCGCTTCACAGCTGATCTTAACCACCAGCTCGACGCCACCAGCGCGCTGCGCCTCAATCTGATGAAGCAGCAGAACCACGTTGCCGAGCGCGACGTGGTGAAGTACGACCGCCAGGGCATCGCCGCCTCGCTGGGACTCGGATTGGGGACGCGCACGCGGATATTCTTCGACGTCTTTCATCAGGATGACGACAACATCCCCGACACCGGTTTGCCGATACAGCGCGGCACTGGCGGCAGCGTGATGCCTTACGTCAGCCGCAATGCCTGGTACGGTTCTACTACCTACACACAGCAGACCACGACCGATGCGCTGACGGCGCGAGTGGAGCATGACTTCAGCGATGCCGTGAAGATCCGCAACCAGACGCGCTGGGAACGCGCGGACAATCTATCGGTCCTGTCGCCGGCGCGCTTCAATGCAGCCAATTCCGCCGGCGCATCGTTGGGCACTTCGCTCGGCTATGCGGGCAGCGGTTCGCTCACCGCGGCCAGCGGCATCCTGTCCTACAGCGACTTCACCAATACCGCCAACCGCTACGGCGTCTTGCGCGGCAATGACTTTGGTACATCCAAGCGCTACACCATCCTCGACAACCAGAGCGACCTCTCCTTGAAGTTCGATACCGGCGCGATCCGGCACGAGCTGTCCACCGGTGTGGATCTGTATCGGGAAACTTATGGCGACCTGCCGCGCACGGTGGCAACACCCAGTGGCGCGTTAGGGTTCGACATGAGCAATCCGACCGTTTCCTCCGCATCGGTGGCCACCTTGAAAGGTGGTGCAGGCCTGGAGTCGCGCGTGACCAATGCGGGACTGTACGTGGCCGACACCATGAAGTTTTCCCCGCAGTGGCAATTCCTCACGGCGCTGCGGTATGACCGTTGGAAGGCGGTCACCTCGACCCGGGGCGCGACCACCGCCAGCAGCAGCGCCGGCGCGTTGAGCGGGCGGCTGGGACTGGTGTACAAGCCCCTGGAGAACGCCAGCCTGTACCTCACCTATGCGCGCGCGGCACAGCCCTCCGCTCTGGGGGCGACGACCAATAACGCCATCTACGGCAGCGCCAGTGCTTCGGCCTATTCACCGGCCGTGGCCAAGACGCGTGAGCTGGGCGGCAAGTGGGATGTCCTGAACAAGCGCCTGGCGTTGACCGGCGCGGTGTTCCGCACCGAGGTGACCGACTCGTGGGAATACGGCGATGACGAGACCTCCCCCGTGCGCGCCTTGCCGGCCAAGCGGGTCGATGGCGTCGAGCTGGGAGTGCAGGGTAACCTGACCGATGCATGGTCGGTCTTTGGCGGCCTCACGCGCCTGAAGAGCAAGCAGACCAAGGGCGCCAATGCCGGCAGCGAAGCCAAGAACGTGCCTGACTGGACGCTCAACCTGTGGACTTCCTACGAAGCCAAGCCAGGCCTGTTCTTCAGCTACGGTGCGCAGTACGTCGGCAAGCGCCGCTACAGCGACAACAAGTATGTCGGCGGCCTGAACAACTCCAGCAGTACCGTGTCCGGCCCCTCCGGAACCCGTCCGGTGTATGTGCTCGACCAGGAGAAGGCCCCCGCCTACTGGCTGCATAGCCTGGCCGCACGCTGGCGTGTGGACCGCCGTCTGGCGCTCAATTTCAATGTCGATAACCTGTTCAACAAGTTCTACTGGTCGCGTATCGGCTCTTCGCTGGACGGCTTCCAGCTCTACGGCGTGCCGGGGGCGGGGCGCACCTATACCCTCAGCGCTGACATCAGCTTCTGA
- a CDS encoding response regulator has product MGKQDHVLIVDDDPDIRHLLADYLEAASYRPFTAAGGQEMWRILGSERIDIIILDLMMPGEDGLELCRELRKKRNTPLVMLTARGTLIDRIVGLEVGADDYLPKPFDPRELLARIKVILRRARSFPEKLEADRVSHIHFAGWKLDTQARQAISPSGVTITLGGSDYQVLRALLEHPRRALSRDFLLNTVYGKEAMPFDRSIDVCISRLRQQLGDNPREPALIRTVRNTGYMLMADVLYDT; this is encoded by the coding sequence ATGGGAAAACAAGATCACGTGTTGATCGTCGACGACGATCCCGACATCCGCCATCTGCTGGCCGATTACCTTGAGGCCGCCAGCTACCGCCCCTTCACCGCCGCCGGCGGACAGGAGATGTGGCGCATCCTGGGCAGCGAACGCATTGACATCATCATCCTCGATCTCATGATGCCCGGCGAAGACGGCCTGGAGCTGTGCCGCGAGCTGCGCAAGAAGCGCAATACGCCGCTGGTCATGCTCACTGCGCGCGGCACCCTGATCGACCGCATCGTCGGTCTGGAAGTGGGCGCGGATGACTACCTGCCCAAGCCCTTCGACCCGCGCGAACTGCTGGCGCGTATCAAGGTGATCCTGCGCCGCGCGCGCAGCTTCCCCGAAAAGCTGGAGGCCGATCGGGTGTCCCACATCCACTTTGCCGGATGGAAACTGGATACCCAGGCGCGCCAGGCCATTTCGCCGTCCGGCGTGACCATCACCCTGGGCGGCTCCGATTACCAGGTCCTGCGCGCCCTGCTGGAACATCCCCGGCGGGCGCTGTCGCGCGACTTCCTGCTCAACACGGTGTACGGCAAGGAAGCCATGCCCTTTGATCGCTCCATCGATGTGTGCATCAGCCGGCTGCGCCAGCAGCTCGGGGACAATCCGCGCGAGCCTGCGCTGATCCGCACGGTACGCAACACCGGCTATATGCTGATGGCCGACGTGCTCTACGACACATGA
- a CDS encoding ATP-binding protein — protein sequence MNHATRRPRAWRPWPQTLSGRLALILVAGMLAAQMLTGTIWYDMRYGTAMEMPTRLAAAHLADAVLILDDAPATQRQALAHSLTRAQFVLSLPDVVDRADLAVPGLAPASSPTTHADQGVVDLFGTVLQQHAGPRPWKMLQLGLDDQHANAESSWWTLLRDEFPHGRFRVLVTLKDGSWLQADIEEGQAGMSTAPHSAAFDYFMRIYALRIFAVVLIAWMAVRLAMKPLQVMAEAAEKLGGNIRSAPLATDGPLEVSTAAQAFNAMQRRIIDNIAERTRFLAAVSHDLRSPITRMKLRTEMLPDERGKEKFRKDLDEMDALISATLNVVQDIDVQERPQLIDLDSLLESLRTDQAEVGGEVTLSGHAAPLQGYPRSLRRCLQNLVENAVRYGQRARVQLQDDADQVCIRVDDDGPGIPEALLERVQEPFYRLERSRNAGTGGFGLGLSIAATVVQAHRGVMKLVNRPGGGLRVEILIPR from the coding sequence ATGAACCATGCCACACGCCGCCCCCGCGCCTGGCGGCCCTGGCCGCAAACCCTGTCAGGCCGGCTGGCCCTGATCCTGGTGGCGGGAATGCTGGCAGCGCAGATGCTGACCGGCACCATCTGGTACGACATGCGCTATGGCACCGCCATGGAAATGCCGACCCGACTGGCAGCGGCGCACCTGGCCGATGCCGTGCTGATTCTCGATGATGCTCCGGCGACCCAGCGCCAGGCACTGGCGCACTCATTGACGCGGGCGCAGTTCGTGCTATCCCTGCCGGACGTGGTCGACCGCGCCGACCTGGCTGTGCCTGGGCTGGCTCCAGCGTCATCGCCAACAACCCACGCCGACCAGGGTGTAGTCGATCTGTTTGGCACAGTGCTGCAACAGCATGCCGGGCCGCGCCCGTGGAAGATGCTTCAGTTGGGGCTGGACGACCAGCATGCCAACGCTGAGAGTTCCTGGTGGACGCTGCTGCGAGATGAATTCCCCCATGGCCGTTTTCGCGTACTGGTGACGCTCAAGGACGGGAGCTGGCTGCAAGCCGACATCGAGGAAGGCCAGGCTGGCATGAGCACCGCCCCGCATAGCGCCGCGTTCGATTACTTCATGCGCATCTATGCCCTGCGCATCTTTGCCGTGGTGTTGATCGCGTGGATGGCCGTGCGGCTTGCCATGAAACCCTTGCAGGTGATGGCCGAGGCGGCCGAGAAGCTGGGCGGCAACATCCGCAGCGCGCCGCTGGCCACTGACGGCCCGCTGGAAGTAAGCACCGCCGCCCAAGCCTTCAATGCCATGCAACGCCGCATCATCGACAATATTGCCGAACGCACGCGCTTTCTCGCAGCGGTATCGCACGACCTGCGCTCACCGATCACGCGCATGAAACTGCGAACGGAAATGCTGCCCGACGAACGGGGCAAGGAAAAATTCCGCAAGGACCTGGACGAAATGGATGCCCTGATCTCGGCCACCCTGAACGTGGTGCAAGACATCGATGTCCAGGAGCGCCCGCAATTGATTGACCTGGACAGCCTGCTCGAAAGCCTGCGCACCGACCAGGCCGAGGTCGGCGGGGAGGTCACGCTCAGCGGTCACGCCGCTCCGTTGCAAGGCTATCCACGTAGTCTGAGACGCTGTCTGCAGAACCTGGTCGAAAACGCCGTGCGCTATGGGCAGCGCGCCCGTGTACAACTACAGGATGATGCCGATCAGGTGTGCATCCGTGTCGACGACGACGGCCCCGGCATCCCGGAAGCCTTGCTGGAAAGGGTGCAGGAACCCTTCTATCGCCTGGAGCGTTCACGCAATGCGGGCACGGGTGGATTCGGCCTGGGCCTGTCGATCGCCGCCACGGTAGTGCAAGCCCACCGTGGCGTGATGAAACTGGTCAATCGACCAGGTGGAGGCCTGCGCGTGGAGATTCTTATTCCACGCTGA
- a CDS encoding ABC transporter ATP-binding protein, with protein MNTASLCVAGLKVAYGRHSVIQGLDLPELTAGSVTALLGPNGSGKSTLLRTLGGLTRAQAGSVRLGPTELAQADAAARAQHVVYMPQSLPRPVHLSVFESVLVAAQALQRTRPDTQELERVQALLQHLGIGHLAQRHLDELSGGQRQLAALAQALVRRPRVLLLDEPLSALDLNYQYLVMDLLRQETRLHGLVTLVVLHDLNTAFRHVDRALLLHQGRLLCAGAAREVITPATLAQAYGVDGRIEFCSQGYGQVQIDGLLSVE; from the coding sequence ATGAATACCGCATCACTGTGCGTGGCTGGCCTGAAGGTTGCCTACGGCCGCCACAGCGTTATCCAGGGACTGGATCTGCCGGAGTTGACGGCTGGCTCGGTGACCGCCTTGCTGGGCCCCAATGGCAGCGGCAAGTCCACGCTGCTGCGTACGCTCGGCGGGCTCACGCGGGCGCAGGCGGGTAGCGTACGCCTAGGTCCGACCGAACTGGCGCAGGCGGATGCCGCTGCGCGGGCGCAGCACGTGGTCTATATGCCGCAGTCGCTGCCGCGGCCGGTGCATCTTTCCGTGTTTGAATCGGTGCTGGTAGCGGCCCAGGCGCTGCAGCGTACGCGCCCGGATACGCAGGAGCTGGAGCGTGTGCAAGCGCTGCTGCAGCATCTTGGTATTGGCCATCTGGCACAACGTCACCTGGATGAACTATCCGGTGGCCAGCGTCAGCTGGCGGCGCTGGCCCAGGCGCTGGTGCGGCGTCCCCGTGTGCTGTTGCTGGATGAACCGCTCTCTGCCCTGGACCTGAACTACCAGTATCTGGTGATGGATCTGCTGCGGCAGGAAACCCGCCTGCACGGCCTGGTGACGCTGGTGGTGCTGCATGATCTCAATACCGCCTTCCGCCACGTGGACCGCGCCTTGCTGTTGCACCAGGGCCGTTTATTGTGCGCCGGAGCAGCGCGGGAGGTGATCACTCCAGCCACCCTGGCGCAGGCCTATGGGGTCGACGGACGAATCGAGTTCTGTTCACAGGGGTATGGGCAGGTGCAGATCGATGGCTTGCTCAGCGTGGAATAA